The proteins below are encoded in one region of Clostridium pasteurianum DSM 525 = ATCC 6013:
- a CDS encoding DUF503 domain-containing protein — translation MIIGTATVKLGANWVHSLKEKRMIVKSIIGKVKNKFNVSIAEVDNQDYHQTISLGIACVSSERKHADEMIQHVINFIEGNTEAVLEDINVEIL, via the coding sequence ATGATTATTGGTACTGCAACAGTAAAACTTGGAGCTAATTGGGTACATTCTTTAAAGGAGAAGAGAATGATAGTAAAAAGTATAATTGGAAAAGTGAAAAATAAATTTAATGTATCTATAGCAGAAGTAGATAATCAAGATTATCACCAAACTATAAGTTTAGGTATTGCCTGTGTCAGTAGTGAGAGAAAGCATGCGGATGAAATGATTCAACATGTAATAAATTTTATTGAGGGCAATACGGAGGCTGTATTGGAAGATATAAATGTGGAGATATTGTAG
- the cls gene encoding cardiolipin synthase codes for MIFSILLYLVICIYLANIFCVIATLYIERKQSMIAAVWILIINFLPLIGFIVYLIFGRNIHLNNKITRIKKDFEALYNKYLIREKYLINSENVVFTDKNTIKYIDIIKLNINANKSIYSQDNDISIFTDGADKYKSLIEDLKNAKDTINILYFIIRNDKIGEKIVDLLTERAKAGVDVRILYDQVGSILTPFNMFKKLINAGGKVCKFFPITLGHHISLNYRNHRKIVVIDGKIGYVGGMNIGDEYMNCGRRKLPWRDTHLRVTGSSVYFLQEIFLTDWYYASNERETHEKSFIKRLFPPMVSNDNGSIGVQVVSSGPDSNKEQIKRSFIKMISSAKKRIYIQTPYFIPDGPFLEALQTAAMCNIDVRIMIPEMPDKKFVYNATTSYINDLLDYGIKVYLYSGFLHAKMILIDEDVCSLGTANIDIRSFALDFEVNLFVYNRPFLLKCIDIFEDDMKISKLVTKKQYDSRSIFTRISQAISRLFSPLL; via the coding sequence TTGATTTTTTCAATATTACTTTATCTAGTAATATGTATATATTTAGCTAATATTTTTTGTGTTATAGCAACACTTTATATAGAGAGAAAACAATCCATGATTGCCGCCGTATGGATACTTATAATAAATTTTTTACCTTTAATAGGTTTTATAGTATATTTAATCTTTGGGAGAAATATACATTTAAACAATAAAATCACTAGAATAAAAAAGGACTTTGAAGCTCTTTACAATAAGTATTTAATAAGAGAAAAATATCTAATAAACAGTGAAAATGTAGTTTTTACAGATAAAAATACAATTAAATATATTGATATTATAAAGTTAAATATTAATGCAAATAAAAGTATCTATTCACAAGATAATGATATCTCTATATTTACTGATGGTGCAGATAAATATAAATCCCTTATAGAAGACCTTAAAAATGCTAAGGATACTATAAATATTCTATATTTCATAATAAGAAATGATAAAATAGGAGAAAAAATAGTTGATCTTCTTACTGAAAGGGCTAAAGCCGGTGTTGATGTTCGTATTCTCTATGACCAGGTAGGAAGTATTCTTACACCTTTTAATATGTTTAAGAAATTAATAAATGCTGGAGGAAAGGTATGTAAATTTTTTCCTATAACTCTTGGTCATCATATAAGTTTAAACTATAGAAATCATAGAAAGATAGTTGTAATTGATGGGAAAATAGGTTATGTAGGCGGAATGAATATAGGTGATGAATACATGAACTGCGGCAGACGTAAGCTTCCCTGGAGAGATACTCATTTAAGAGTTACTGGTAGTTCAGTTTACTTTCTACAGGAAATATTTTTAACAGATTGGTACTATGCTTCCAATGAAAGGGAAACTCATGAAAAATCCTTTATAAAGCGCCTATTTCCACCAATGGTTAGTAATGATAATGGATCTATAGGAGTACAAGTAGTTTCCAGCGGACCAGATTCAAACAAAGAACAGATAAAGAGAAGTTTTATAAAAATGATATCATCTGCTAAAAAGAGAATATATATTCAAACTCCCTATTTTATTCCCGATGGACCATTTTTAGAAGCATTGCAAACCGCAGCCATGTGTAATATTGATGTGAGAATCATGATTCCTGAAATGCCAGATAAAAAATTTGTATACAATGCCACTACTTCTTATATAAATGACCTATTAGATTATGGCATAAAAGTTTATTTATATTCTGGTTTTCTCCATGCTAAAATGATACTTATAGATGAGGATGTCTGTTCATTAGGTACTGCAAATATAGATATAAGAAGTTTTGCCTTGGATTTTGAAGTAAATCTTTTTGTTTATAATAGACCTTTTTTATTAAAATGTATAGATATATTTGAAGATGACATGAAAATTTCTAAACTTGTGACTAAAAAGCAGTATGATTCCCGGAGTATCTTCACAAGAATTTCACAAGCAATAAGCAGACTTTTTTCACCGCTATTATAA
- a CDS encoding PTS sugar transporter subunit IIA has translation MIPIIIAAHGRLAEELINSAEMIFGKQENVETILFAPGENTENLKKKYREKMEKFRDSKEILIIVDLFGGSPYNAAFEIAIINKNIDILTGASLPMVLEILSIRDNEDIKIKDIISSINDSSNSYIRSCKQLQEAISEEEL, from the coding sequence ATGATACCTATTATTATAGCTGCTCATGGGAGATTAGCAGAAGAATTAATAAATTCAGCTGAAATGATTTTTGGTAAACAGGAAAATGTAGAAACGATATTATTTGCACCAGGGGAAAATACGGAAAATTTAAAGAAAAAGTATAGAGAAAAAATGGAAAAATTCAGAGACTCAAAAGAGATATTAATTATAGTAGATTTATTTGGAGGAAGCCCATATAATGCAGCTTTTGAAATTGCAATTATAAATAAAAATATTGATATTTTAACGGGGGCAAGTTTACCAATGGTATTGGAGATTTTATCTATTAGAGACAATGAGGATATTAAAATTAAGGATATTATAAGTTCTATAAATGATAGTTCAAATTCATATATTCGTTCTTGTAAACAATTACAAGAAGCCATAAGTGAGGAGGAGTTATAA
- a CDS encoding PTS mannose/fructose/sorbose transporter subunit IIC, translating to MEIGAVQVILIFIVSCIVGMGSVLDSFQTHRPIIACTLIGLVLGDVKTGIILGGTLELIALGWMNVGAAQSPDSALASIISAILVIVGNQSISAGIAVALPVAAAGQVLTVFARTITVAFQHAADKYAAEGNFRGIDICHVSALIIQALRVAIPALIVSLFVSPEGVSNLLGMIPPVVTGGLQVASGFIVAVGYAMVLNMMGSKHLMPFFYLGFVVAGFTTFNLVSFGVIGAIAAIIYIQLNPKFSVPKFSGNANAVESAGGTKISMDDELDDELDD from the coding sequence ATGGAAATAGGTGCAGTTCAAGTTATATTAATATTTATTGTATCCTGTATTGTGGGAATGGGAAGTGTTTTAGATTCATTCCAAACCCATCGTCCTATTATTGCGTGTACGTTAATAGGATTAGTATTAGGAGATGTTAAAACTGGAATTATATTAGGCGGAACGCTAGAACTTATAGCCCTTGGATGGATGAATGTAGGAGCGGCACAGTCACCTGATTCAGCCTTGGCAAGTATAATTTCTGCAATACTAGTAATAGTAGGAAATCAATCAATTTCCGCAGGAATAGCTGTGGCACTTCCAGTTGCAGCTGCCGGACAAGTTTTGACAGTATTTGCAAGAACTATTACCGTTGCTTTTCAGCATGCAGCTGATAAATATGCAGCAGAAGGTAATTTTAGGGGAATAGATATATGCCATGTTTCTGCATTAATAATTCAGGCGTTACGTGTAGCAATTCCAGCATTAATAGTTTCACTTTTTGTAAGTCCAGAAGGTGTAAGTAATCTTTTAGGAATGATACCTCCTGTAGTTACAGGTGGATTGCAGGTAGCTAGTGGATTTATAGTAGCCGTTGGATATGCTATGGTTTTAAACATGATGGGCTCAAAGCACCTAATGCCATTTTTTTATCTTGGATTTGTAGTAGCAGGATTTACTACCTTCAATTTAGTCTCTTTTGGAGTTATAGGAGCAATAGCAGCAATTATATATATTCAGCTGAATCCTAAATTTTCTGTTCCTAAATTTAGTGGAAATGCAAATGCCGTTGAATCGGCTGGAGGAACAAAAATTTCAATGGATGATGAATTAGACGATGAATTGGATGATTAA
- a CDS encoding SDR family oxidoreductase has translation MNNSWLGLEGKTAIVTGGASGIGKAVVQEFLDNGVNVVVGDMSSNVPNFEIGENSGKVLYIKTDVTDFNSVSEMVAKAKESFGGIDILVNNAGINIPRLLVDDNDPKGKYELDEYIFDKIVNVNQKGAFFCAQAVARELVKKGSGVIINMSSESGLEGSEGQSIYAATKNAVNSFTRSWAKELGKKGIRVVGIAPGILEATGLRTIEYETALAYTRGITVENLREGYSKTSTTPLGRSGKLTEVADLVCYVASDRASYIHGVTYNIAGGKTRG, from the coding sequence ATGAATAATTCATGGTTAGGATTAGAAGGTAAAACAGCTATTGTTACAGGGGGAGCATCTGGAATAGGAAAAGCAGTGGTTCAGGAGTTTTTGGATAATGGAGTTAATGTAGTAGTAGGAGACATGAGTTCTAATGTACCTAATTTTGAGATAGGGGAAAATAGTGGGAAAGTATTGTATATAAAAACAGATGTAACAGATTTTAATAGTGTTAGTGAAATGGTTGCTAAGGCAAAAGAAAGCTTCGGAGGAATTGATATTTTAGTAAACAATGCAGGAATTAATATACCAAGATTATTAGTTGACGATAATGATCCAAAGGGAAAATACGAATTGGATGAGTACATTTTTGATAAAATTGTAAACGTTAATCAGAAAGGTGCATTCTTTTGTGCACAAGCAGTAGCAAGAGAGCTAGTGAAAAAAGGAAGCGGGGTAATAATAAATATGTCTTCAGAAAGCGGACTTGAAGGATCGGAAGGACAGAGCATCTATGCAGCAACTAAAAATGCTGTGAATTCCTTTACAAGGTCTTGGGCGAAGGAATTGGGAAAAAAAGGAATAAGGGTGGTTGGTATAGCACCAGGAATTCTTGAAGCAACTGGTCTAAGAACAATAGAATATGAAACAGCTCTGGCATACACTCGTGGTATTACCGTAGAAAATTTAAGAGAAGGATATAGTAAAACATCTACAACGCCACTTGGAAGGTCAGGAAAATTAACTGAGGTTGCAGATTTAGTATGCTATGTTGCTTCTGATAGAGCTAGTTATATTCATGGAGTAACTTATAATATAGCAGGGGGAAAAACTAGAGGTTAA
- a CDS encoding Crp/Fnr family transcriptional regulator, with protein MDNLTDVLRNCVIFKNFHGESIKVLLDKIDYKVYSYSKDETIAMEGDSCSSIGIVLNGSIEIKKFFASGKTIAIAKFLSGDIFGEVIIFSDMNKYPSTIIASGNCKILFISKKDIVTLCKMDNLILNNFMGLLSNKILMLNKKLKNLSYETLRQKITSLLLENYYIDKKNIFQISSSRKQMAEELGIPRPSLSRELVNMKKDGLIDFHKNTFKILNLEAMEDILMN; from the coding sequence ATGGATAACTTAACTGATGTCCTGAGAAACTGTGTTATATTCAAAAATTTTCATGGAGAGTCTATTAAAGTACTTTTAGATAAAATAGACTATAAAGTATATTCCTATTCAAAGGATGAGACTATAGCTATGGAGGGTGACAGCTGTTCCAGTATTGGTATAGTTCTTAACGGCTCTATAGAAATCAAGAAATTTTTTGCCTCTGGTAAAACTATTGCCATTGCAAAATTTTTAAGCGGAGATATTTTTGGTGAGGTTATAATATTTTCAGATATGAATAAATACCCTTCCACAATTATAGCTTCTGGTAACTGCAAAATATTATTTATATCAAAAAAAGATATTGTAACTCTTTGTAAAATGGATAACTTGATCTTAAATAATTTCATGGGTCTATTATCTAACAAAATATTAATGCTTAACAAAAAACTAAAAAATCTATCCTATGAAACATTAAGACAGAAGATTACCAGCTTACTGCTTGAAAACTATTATATAGACAAAAAAAATATATTTCAAATTTCTTCTTCAAGAAAACAAATGGCAGAAGAATTGGGTATTCCACGTCCATCTCTTTCCAGAGAACTTGTAAATATGAAAAAAGATGGACTTATAGATTTTCATAAGAATACCTTTAAAATTTTAAATTTAGAAGCTATGGAGGATATACTGATGAATTAA
- a CDS encoding mannose/fructose/sorbose PTS transporter subunit IIB: protein MKINLVRIDDRLIHGQVATVWAKEAKAERIIICSDQVANDTVRKSLLLQVAPPGIKVNVLGIDKAIRVYKNPKYENDQVFYLFTCPKDILKMVEGGVDIKSVNIGGMAFKEGKKQITKAVSVDDSDREAFKKLNDLGIELEIRTVATDSKVNIMDKL, encoded by the coding sequence ATGAAAATTAATTTAGTTAGGATAGATGATAGATTGATTCATGGACAAGTGGCTACAGTATGGGCAAAGGAAGCAAAGGCAGAGAGAATAATTATCTGCAGTGACCAAGTAGCAAATGATACGGTTAGAAAATCTTTATTACTTCAGGTAGCACCACCAGGAATTAAGGTAAATGTTCTTGGAATTGATAAGGCTATTCGTGTTTATAAGAATCCTAAATATGAAAATGATCAAGTGTTCTATTTGTTTACATGCCCTAAAGATATTTTAAAAATGGTCGAAGGCGGGGTAGATATTAAAAGTGTAAACATTGGAGGAATGGCATTTAAAGAAGGTAAAAAACAAATAACTAAGGCTGTTTCAGTGGATGACTCAGATAGAGAAGCTTTTAAAAAATTAAATGACTTGGGAATTGAGCTGGAAATTAGAACAGTAGCTACAGATTCTAAAGTTAATATTATGGATAAATTATAA
- a CDS encoding YdcF family protein, giving the protein MVYFIKFLYSTFILPPGIFVLLLIIFSFKLFRYKVNLGKKLLILSIAFYICTIPIAGNSAIRLLENRYKVPANPSGDVIIMLGGGSTLDTPNLGFNGHLSGFAANRLLTSIQLYKKLNIPIIVSGGKVYKSTGTESEISKNILMSMGVPENKIIVENKSINTEQNVKFTKEILNSNNYKKPILVTSAFHMQRAAMQFKKSNVVVLPFPTDYQTNINEDLELNDFIPSSDSMVKLSLSVKEFIGILASYF; this is encoded by the coding sequence TTGGTTTACTTTATAAAATTCTTATATTCAACCTTCATTCTTCCCCCTGGAATCTTTGTATTATTACTCATAATATTCAGCTTTAAATTATTTAGATACAAAGTTAATTTAGGCAAAAAACTATTAATTTTATCTATTGCTTTCTATATATGTACTATTCCCATAGCAGGTAATTCTGCAATAAGATTATTGGAGAATAGATATAAAGTACCTGCGAATCCCAGTGGGGATGTAATTATAATGCTTGGAGGCGGTTCTACTTTGGATACCCCTAATCTGGGTTTTAACGGACATCTGTCTGGATTTGCAGCAAATAGACTTTTAACAAGTATTCAACTATACAAGAAGTTAAATATTCCCATAATAGTTTCTGGTGGTAAAGTATATAAATCTACTGGTACAGAATCAGAAATATCCAAAAACATATTAATGAGCATGGGAGTGCCTGAAAATAAAATAATAGTGGAAAACAAAAGTATAAATACTGAACAAAATGTTAAATTCACCAAAGAAATTCTCAATAGCAATAATTATAAAAAGCCTATATTGGTAACTTCAGCTTTTCATATGCAAAGAGCAGCTATGCAGTTTAAAAAATCTAATGTTGTAGTATTGCCTTTTCCAACGGACTATCAAACTAATATCAATGAGGATCTGGAACTAAACGATTTTATACCTTCCAGTGATTCTATGGTAAAATTAAGTTTGTCTGTAAAAGAATTTATAGGGATATTAGCTTCTTACTTCTGA
- a CDS encoding PTS system mannose/fructose/sorbose family transporter subunit IID, producing MDNENNNEKKLTKMDRVNMFIRSNLQQASFNYERIHGLGFCFDMVPAIKRLYSTKEERIKALKSHLVFFNVTPGLVGPILGITAAMEETKANGADIEESSINSLKVGLMGPLAGVGDPIMWGTLRPIMAALGASMALSGSILGPLIFFIGFNAVRLALLWFGLEYGYRKGLDVVKDLAGNTLQKMTEGASILGLFVMGALVSKWTKINVPLVVSKTTGSDGKQVITTVQTILDQLLPGLLALILTLVICKLLKKKISPIALIFILFAVGIVGYWLGILS from the coding sequence ATGGATAATGAGAATAATAATGAAAAAAAACTTACAAAAATGGATCGCGTAAATATGTTTATACGTAGTAATTTACAGCAAGCATCATTTAATTATGAAAGAATTCATGGACTAGGTTTTTGTTTTGATATGGTTCCTGCCATAAAAAGGCTATATTCTACTAAGGAAGAAAGAATAAAGGCTTTAAAGTCACATTTAGTATTTTTCAATGTTACACCAGGACTTGTAGGACCAATTTTAGGGATAACTGCTGCAATGGAAGAAACTAAGGCTAATGGAGCAGACATAGAAGAATCATCAATAAATAGTTTAAAAGTTGGATTAATGGGTCCTTTAGCAGGAGTAGGAGATCCTATAATGTGGGGAACTTTACGTCCTATTATGGCAGCACTTGGAGCATCTATGGCTTTATCGGGAAGTATATTAGGTCCACTTATATTTTTTATTGGCTTTAACGCTGTTAGACTGGCACTATTATGGTTTGGACTTGAATATGGCTACAGAAAAGGATTGGATGTAGTAAAGGACTTGGCTGGAAATACATTACAAAAAATGACAGAAGGTGCTTCAATTCTTGGATTATTTGTTATGGGTGCATTGGTTTCAAAATGGACTAAAATCAATGTACCGTTAGTGGTATCAAAGACTACAGGATCAGATGGTAAGCAAGTAATAACAACTGTACAAACTATTTTGGACCAATTATTACCTGGCCTTCTTGCACTAATACTTACATTAGTAATATGTAAGTTACTTAAAAAGAAAATCAGTCCAATAGCATTAATATTTATATTGTTCGCTGTAGGGATAGTTGGTTATTGGTTAGGCATATTAAGTTAA
- a CDS encoding HAD family hydrolase, whose product MLKLVIFDMDGVLIDSEPDHLKIHEKILEGLGLDPVTVGHSQYIGSTTNYKWNDIKNKYNLSLSVEELVHMNRQKYFEYITAKDTIIKPIIGVDELVKNIHNHKLELAVASSSPINVIERIVEVIGIDECFDLLVSGDFVERSKPSPDIFLYAAEKLKINPEDCLVIEDSHNGSIAAKKAGMKCIGYRNINSGNQDLSAADFIIDSFKDLKLEQLEGLFLK is encoded by the coding sequence ATGTTAAAATTAGTAATTTTTGATATGGATGGAGTTTTAATTGACAGTGAACCTGATCACTTGAAAATACATGAAAAAATACTGGAAGGTTTAGGTTTAGATCCAGTAACTGTTGGTCATTCACAGTACATTGGATCTACTACTAATTATAAATGGAATGATATAAAAAATAAATATAATTTAAGTCTATCTGTTGAAGAATTAGTTCATATGAACAGACAAAAATATTTTGAATATATAACAGCTAAAGATACAATAATAAAACCAATAATTGGAGTTGATGAACTGGTAAAAAATATACATAATCATAAATTGGAATTGGCCGTTGCATCATCATCGCCTATAAATGTCATAGAAAGAATTGTAGAAGTCATAGGTATAGATGAGTGTTTTGACCTATTGGTAAGTGGAGATTTTGTTGAGAGAAGTAAACCTAGTCCAGACATATTTTTATACGCTGCTGAAAAACTTAAAATAAATCCTGAAGATTGCTTGGTAATTGAAGATTCACACAATGGTTCTATAGCCGCTAAAAAAGCTGGAATGAAATGTATTGGATATAGAAATATCAATTCAGGAAATCAGGATTTATCAGCAGCAGATTTTATAATAGATTCTTTTAAGGATCTAAAATTGGAGCAGTTAGAAGGCTTATTTTTGAAATAA
- a CDS encoding ATP-binding protein: protein MERKIVKIHEEKCNGCGICVKACHEGAIQIINGKAKLISDEYCDGLGDCLPGCPEGAIEIIEREAVDYSEEAVQKLKKEKAEKKNEVQSIPCGCPGTVAKAIVRKASAATNVKIKENIAAESAVNVSELRQWPVQLKLINTRAPYLKEADLLVAADCTAYAYADFHKDFIKDHITVIGCPKLDDVKYYEEKLAEILKMNDIKSITVVRMEVPCCGGIVNAVKTAMLNSQTIVPYREVIIGTEGNIISR, encoded by the coding sequence ATGGAAAGAAAAATAGTTAAAATACATGAGGAAAAATGCAATGGATGCGGAATATGTGTAAAAGCCTGTCATGAGGGAGCTATACAAATTATTAATGGAAAGGCAAAGCTTATAAGTGACGAATACTGTGATGGCTTAGGAGATTGCTTACCAGGCTGTCCAGAAGGAGCTATTGAAATAATAGAAAGAGAAGCTGTTGATTACAGTGAAGAGGCAGTGCAAAAGTTAAAGAAGGAAAAGGCTGAAAAGAAAAATGAGGTACAATCTATACCTTGTGGATGTCCTGGAACTGTAGCAAAAGCCATAGTTAGAAAGGCCTCTGCAGCTACAAATGTAAAAATCAAAGAAAATATTGCTGCGGAGAGTGCTGTTAATGTTTCAGAACTAAGACAGTGGCCCGTACAGTTAAAACTTATAAATACAAGAGCACCATATTTAAAGGAAGCTGATCTTCTAGTAGCAGCAGATTGTACAGCCTATGCCTATGCTGATTTTCATAAGGATTTTATAAAGGATCATATTACAGTTATAGGATGTCCTAAATTAGATGATGTTAAATATTATGAGGAAAAATTGGCAGAAATTTTGAAAATGAATGACATTAAAAGTATAACAGTTGTAAGAATGGAAGTACCTTGCTGTGGAGGAATTGTCAATGCTGTAAAAACAGCTATGTTGAATTCACAGACAATTGTACCTTATAGAGAAGTTATTATAGGAACAGAAGGAAATATAATATCGAGATAA